Within the Candidatus Izemoplasma sp. genome, the region TGAAGTTCGCAATTGATTTTTTAGCTTTTGTAATAACTGGCTTTTGTCCAGTTAATGTCATTAATTCTTCAACTGCGTCATCTAATGCTTTGGCATTATCTTTCGCATCTCCAACACCCATGTTGACAACGATTTTATCAACTTTTGGTGCTTCCATAATTGATGAATAATCAAATTTCTCAACCAATGCTTGACGCACTGATGTATTGTATGTTTCTTGTAAGCGATTCATGCTAAAAGCCTCCTTTCTGATTAGTCTAATACCTCACCAGATTTTTTAGAATATCTTACTTTACGTGTGACGTCTTCTTTTTTAACTTTCTCAGTGATAGTTTTATAACCAACACGTGTTGGTCCATTTTTACCATCAACAAGCATTACATTTGATGCGTGAATTGGTGCTTCATATTCCATGATGCCACCTTCTGGATTATTTTGAGTAGGTTTCGCATGTTTTTTAATAATATTAACACCTTCAACGATCACTTTATTCGTTTTTGGAAAAACTTTTAACACTTTTCCCTCACGATTGAGGTTTGCACCGCTAATAACTCTAACAGTATCGCCTTTTTTAATTTTCATTCTGTAACCTCCTACTCTATAATACTTCTGGAGCTAGTGAAACAATTTTCATAAATCCTGCTTCACGTAACTCACGTGCTACTGGTCCAAAAATACGGGTTCCGCGTGGACTCTTGTCGTCACGAACAATTACAGCAGCATTATCATCGAATTTTATATAGCTTCCATCTTTACGACGAACGCCTTTTTTCGTACGTACAATTACAGCACGTAAAACGTCTCCTTTTTTAACCATTCCACCAGGAGTTGCTTGTTTTACGGTAACTGTTATAATATCGCCAACGTTGGCGTATTTGCGTCCTGTTCCCCCTAAAATCTTAACTGCTAAGACTTCACGAGCACCAGAATTATCCGCTACTTTTAATCTTGATTCTTGTTGAATCATCCTAAGAACCTCCTTTAAGCTCTCCTACATTTATTAAGAGCGTGTTTCCACAACATCTAATAAACGGAATCTTTTCGTTTTTGACAATGGACGTGTTTCCATAATACGTACTTTGTCGCCAACTCTTGCTTTGTTGAGTTCGTCATGACAAGTGTATTTTTTCGATTGTTTAACACGTTTTCCATATAATGGATGTTTTTTGTATATTTCAACTAATACAGAAATTGTCTTATCGTTTTGATCAGCGACAACCATTCCTGTTAATACTCTACGACTATTACGTTCCATATTGATCTCTCACCTCTATTTAGCGCGCTCGTTAAGCACAGTTTTCATGCGAGCGATCGCTTTCTTTACTTTTCCAATGCGAGCAGTATTCTCAAGTTGACCTGTCGCTTGTTGAAAACGAAGATCAAATAGTTCCTTTTTCAACTCAGATATTTCTTCATTGATTTGCGTAGTGTCCCATTCTCTAATTTCATTAGCCTTCATTAGAATCACCACTTTCTCGTTTTACAATTTTCGTTCTTACTGGTAATTTGTGAGAAGCTAAGCGCAATGCTTCACGCGCGATTTCTTCACTTACACCACCAACTTCGAACATGATTGTTCCACGTTTTACTACTGCTACAAATCCGTCAGGAGCTCCTTTACCAGAACCCATACGAACTTCTAATGGTTTCGCTGTTTTCGCCATATGTGGGAAAATACGAATCCAAACTTTACCTTGACGTTTCATAAAACGTGTTAATGCGATACGAGCTGACTCAATTTGACGGCTGCTTATCCAAGCACCATCTAATGATTTTAACCCGTAATCACCAAAATTTATTTCAATGCCACCTTTTGCTCTACCTTCATATGATACACGATGAGGACGGCGATATTTCGTTCTTTTCGGA harbors:
- the rplN gene encoding 50S ribosomal protein L14; translation: MIQQESRLKVADNSGAREVLAVKILGGTGRKYANVGDIITVTVKQATPGGMVKKGDVLRAVIVRTKKGVRRKDGSYIKFDDNAAVIVRDDKSPRGTRIFGPVARELREAGFMKIVSLAPEVL
- the rpmC gene encoding 50S ribosomal protein L29; the protein is MKANEIREWDTTQINEEISELKKELFDLRFQQATGQLENTARIGKVKKAIARMKTVLNERAK
- the rplP gene encoding 50S ribosomal protein L16 — translated: MLTPKRTKYRRPHRVSYEGRAKGGIEINFGDYGLKSLDGAWISSRQIESARIALTRFMKRQGKVWIRIFPHMAKTAKPLEVRMGSGKGAPDGFVAVVKRGTIMFEVGGVSEEIAREALRLASHKLPVRTKIVKRESGDSNEG
- the rplX gene encoding 50S ribosomal protein L24; this translates as MKIKKGDTVRVISGANLNREGKVLKVFPKTNKVIVEGVNIIKKHAKPTQNNPEGGIMEYEAPIHASNVMLVDGKNGPTRVGYKTITEKVKKEDVTRKVRYSKKSGEVLD
- the rpsQ gene encoding 30S ribosomal protein S17, translated to MERNSRRVLTGMVVADQNDKTISVLVEIYKKHPLYGKRVKQSKKYTCHDELNKARVGDKVRIMETRPLSKTKRFRLLDVVETRS